In the Aquimarina spinulae genome, ACGTTCAATGATTTGTTTTTTACACTAACTAATTTAAAAGGATTTGGGGCTTTGTTATTAGGATCATTATTTTGATTATTTTTTATGCAGGAACTACTACTAAATAAAATACTAAGAATTGCTATTTTAATATAATAGAACTTTGATTTTAATATAATGGCTTTCATTGTTACGTGTAATTTGAAATATACTCTGTAAAAATTAACTGAAAACAATTTTGAGAACTCAATTAACCAGAAAATAAAATAAGACTTGTGAGGTATTGTAAAATTGAGGAATAAATTTTCTTAAATCAAGAGGGGTTTGCCCCTTTTTAGGAAATACTATATTTTACTTTAAACTATACAAAAATAATTAGGACAAACTCGTTTTACGCTTTGTAAGACAGGGAAAAGTAAGCATAGCGTATTTGTAATTATATAAACGCAAAAAAGTCCAACATTTCTGCTGGACTTTTGCTCCCCCTCTTGGACTCGAACCAAGGACCCTCTGATTAACAGTCAGATGCTCTAACCAACTGAGCTAAGGAGGAATTTATTTTTGCAAATATAGAGCGTTTTTCTCTTTTTGCGAGTGCAAATATATACTATTTTTTATATCTCAAAAAGATTTTTTTGATTTTTTCAGGTTATTTATTCAGTATTTGGTAAATATTATTTCGTTTATTAATGCTTGTTTTACTAAAAACCTCAACTATATGTTTGTAGTTGAGGTTTTTAGCGCAATTTTTGTTAAATAAGAAGCTTACTTCTTATTTTTTAACCCAGATAAGAATCGTTTAAAATAAAATAGGCTCTCCTTCTGGAAATGGTTTAGGAAATTGAGGGAAAAATGGAGGAATACATCCACCCCCAGTTCCATCATCATATACATTTGTAGAATGTGGCTCAGTACCACCATTAATACGTTTAGCTTCTAAACTTGTTAATTCGATTAGGTTTTTCATTTTTTAATTGATTTAATGATACATTATTTTTAAGCTATCTCTTTTGATTGATAACTGATGTAAAACTAATAAGCATTGGTCTCAAATTGTGAGACGTTATCTAAAAAATGAAAGAAACTGTTTACTTAGGGGGTAAAAAAATTAAGTCAATAAACCAGATCCAAATGGTTTATTGACTTAATTTTATCTCTTAATAGAAGGGTTTAAAACCTCTATTTATCTTAAGGTTTCGCTATTTATCAAAAATTGCCCGGTAAATATCATTACCGTTGGCAAATAACAATAGAGCGATAAGAAGAATAAAGCCTGCAAGTTGTGCATACTCCATAAACTTATCGTTGGGTTTTCTACCTGCAATAATTTCGTATAATAAAAACATTACATGACCACCATCTAATGCCGGGATAGGAAGGATATTCATAAATGCCAAAATAATTGAAATAAAGGCTGTGGTTCCCCAAAAAGCTCTCCAGTTCCAGGCATCGGGAAAAAGATTTCCGATCGCACCAAATCCACCTACCTGACTAGCTCCTTTTTTGGTAAATACATATTTAAACTGTGCTATATAATCATGTAAAGTCCAATATCCAAAATCAAAACCTTTGGTAATACTTTCTCCAAAAGAATATTTTTTTTCTTGAACCTTATAGCCATTTTTAACTACAACACCAATTAGCCCATCTTCGTTTGGAGTTATAGAAGTAGAATTGGTCTCATTGTTTCTCACATAATTTATAGCAATAGCAGTGCCTTTACTTTCTTGAATTGTTTTTCTAAACTCATGCCAATATCGTATAGGTTTTCCGTTTACTTCAGTTATTTTATCTCCTTTTTTAAGTCCGGCTTTCTCAGCTATTTCAAGATATGTACTATCTATAATTGGTTTGTTTATAGGAGAAAAAGGTCGTAAAACCCCAGATTCAAACATGGTTGTTCCTATGTTTTCAGGAACTTGGATTGTTTCCTTATTTCCACTTTGATGTAAAACGCTAATGTTTTTAACATCACGCATAAACAAATAGTGATTGATTTGGGTTACATCTTCTAACGTCTTACCATTTATTTCAAGAATTCGATCTCCGTCTTCAAATCCTAACTTTTTAAAAGAATCTTCTACCGCAAAACCGTTTGGCATATCATCAAAACCAACATAATTGGTTCCCCAGGTAAATATAATTGCCATATAGATTAAGAATCCAAGGATAATGTTTACCGTAACACCACCTAGCATGATGATCAATCTTTGCCAGGCTGGTTTAGATCGAAACTCCCATGGTTGTGGCGGGCCAGCCATTTGCTCTTTATCCATACTCTCATCTATCATACCAGCGATTTTAACATATCCTCCTAGAGGTAGCCAACCAATACCATAAACGGTTTCACCTATTTTTTTCTTAAATAGCGAGAATTTTATGTCAAAAAACAAATAGAATTTCTCTACTCTTGTTTTAAATAATTTGGCAGGAATAAAGTGTCCTAATTCGTGTAATACGATCAGAATAGATAAACTTAATAGTAACTGTATTGCTTTTATAAAAAATGGACTCATAGTCATTGTTCAAAATTAAATCACGCAAAAGTAACCTTTTAGAAGAGTATATGAAAAAAAACTACCATACAGTTCGGTAGATTTAGGATTTTTTTAATGAAAACGACCTTTTTATAAGTGATAATCCTCGTAATTTTGTAAGCACAATAAATCAATATGCTTCAGTTTTTTTCTAAATACAAATTTTTCGCAATCGTACTTTTTGTATTATCTGCTATTATTATTTCTATAATATATTCAATTCTTAAACCCAATCGAGTTTTACCTGTGTATGAACCCGATATGGTGAATACAGAATTGGTAGATAGTACAGTGCAGTATATTCGCAAATATCATAAAATTCCAGATTTTAAATTAACCAATCAAAATGGAGAAGAAGTAACCCAGCAAAATTATAAGGATAAGATTTATGTCGCAGATTTTTTCTTTACTACTTGCCAAACAATTTGTCCTATCATGACAGGACATATGAAGGAGGTGCAGGAGCAGTTAATAGATGATGGTGATGTGCTTTTGCTATCACATTCTGTGACTCCAAAAATAGATAGTGTTGCCAGGTTAAAAAAATATGCGCTTGAAAAAGGGGTAGATGATACTAAATGGAATTTGGTTACGGGAGATAAAAAGCAGATCTACGACCTGGCTCGTAAATCATATTTGGCAGCAAAATCTGACGGAGATGGTGGAGCATATGATATGGTACATACAGAGAATTTTGTGTTAGTAGACAAAAAGAAACGAATAAGGGGCTTTTATGATGGAACCAATCCTGAAGAAATTGATCGCTTACTTGATGATATTAAAATCCTGAAAAAAGAAAATAAGAAGTAGCATAACTGATAATCATAAAAAAAACAGCCGATAAATTATTCGGCTGTTTTTAATTAGAAGAGATATATCAACTATTTTTTGATAAATCGTTTGTGTTCCAGGATAGATGTACCGTTTATAAGCTGTATAATATATGTACCTGGTGGCAGATGTTCTACCTTAATCAGATGTTTTGTTTTTTCAGCGTTGTTATCGATCACTTTTTGCCCGTAAATGTTATACACCCTTATGGCCGTTGGGGGTAATTCTAAAGTAGTGATAGTAAGTACATCATTTACCGGGTTTTGGAGTATGGATATGTTTTGTTTTGAAGTTTGACGAGATACAACGTTTTTTGAGGACAATCTACCGATGGTAAGCCCATCGTGGTCAGGACACTCTTTATTCTGGTTTGTTAATCGAACTTCAAACTCTGTGTTTTCGGTTACCTCAAACCCGATACCCAGATTAACTTTCTTCCCTACATAATTCATTTCATCCACAAATACAGGAATGATAGAGCTTTTGGTAAAACGCTCCCCAAAGAAATTATTAGCTACTCCGTTAAAGAAAGAGCTGGAAGCTGGAACAAAAGGATCTTCAGGGACAAAACCGGGATCAAAAACTGAGGCAGTTATAGACATATTATCTATTTGATCAAGAATATCTAATGCTACTGATTCATATGTTCCGGTGGTGTTACTTAAAATTACAATACCATCTTTGTGCTCAAAGGTATTACTGCCTTTAGTGTATTTAGGAACAAAATACATGGTACCTCCCCCTCCTGAGATGCTACCTCTATGACCATATACCGAGCTGAAATCATAATTCGGAAAATTAACTCTTAATCTTTCCACTCCATATCCATATCTTCTGTTTCCTTTATTGGTAAGACTAGAGTGAAAATCAGACATAAGGTCAAAAGTTCCGTTTTGATCAAATACATGGTCTTTCATTATGGCCTGTGCTAGTAAGGCAAGATCAATAACAGATGCCTTAAATGCTCCACTGGGCAAATGATGTAGGTATTGGCCATTGGGTGTTGTTAATCCTTGTAAAAAACCATTCACAGAACGGTATTTGTGTGTGTAAAAAGGCTCATCCCATTTAAGTTCAGGGCCTAAAAATGGTAAATGTAAAGGAGCTGATATTTTTTCATATACCAATTGAGAAAAAGGAGCTTCGCCCGCTCGTTCCAATACAGCACCTAATAGATTATATCCGTAATTGCTATAAAAACCATCAAACTCATTGTCAGACGGGTAAGATCCGGGATCAATCAGGGCTTGGTTTTTGAATAGATTTATGGCTGCTATGGGGTTAAAAAAATCATTGTTGTTAAAGTAAGTGCTGTTAGTCGAAGAATTGTCAGGAATACCACTTAGATGAGCCAATAAATGTTTGATTTTTATCTGTTTTTCGGGATATTCAGGAACATACTTGGTGATTTTGTCTTCGATATTTAGTTTTCCTTCTTCAACAAGCTTAAAAGCCACGGTAGCGGTTATAAACTTTGAAATGGAACCAATCCTATAGTTGGTACAGGCTGTGGCTAGTACAGATCTCCCGTTGATAAGGTCATGACCATATCCTTTGAGGTACACAATTTTACCCTTTTTTATAATGGCTACGGATGCGGTTTTGATCTTGTTTTGATGCAAAAGCTGAGTGAAACGTCCATCCACCCATGTTTCATCAGCATCAGAAAGTATGCTGAATTTTGTCTGTTGTGCCTGTAAGCCATATAAACAAAGTGACAGGACAATAATAACTATTATTTTTGAACTACTCATAAGTTTCTTTTTTTTAAAATTATAATAACATTATATAGAGAAAAAGAAGGGATTCTATATGAATCATAAGATGATTGCCTCTCCTTTTCTGATAGGTATATTTGGCTATTATGATTTTTGTAAAGCTGCTTGTTTCAAGGCATTAATTTCTTTTTGCTGTTGAATAACATATAAAGTAAGTTCTTCTATTTTTTGTAATAGTTTTTGGTTCATTTGTTGTAACTCAATTCCATCTTTCAATACTTCTTTTTCTGAAGGTATATCAGGAAGATGTCCGTTTTTTGTAATGAACTTTTCTACCTCTTCAAGTGATCTAAGTTGGTAGTTTTCGTCAAAAACAAAATCTGCCCATCCTGAAACACTACATAGAACTCCTTTGGATTTTATACGTCCGTTTACGGCTAGTAAGAATCCACTAGGAGGATTAGTTGTTCCAATACCAACACGATTTCCAGATCTGGAAATAGTCATTGCTGGTGTATCTTGATTACTGAATTTGGTTCCAATAAATAATTTATTAGAACTACCATTCCAAAGAAAATAAGCTCCTCCATTGAAAGTCCCGGAAGCATTTTCTAATAGTTCTAACTTGGCTGCCTGAGATGAGTTGTTTCCTGACCCGTCTCGGATTTGTATAATTGGATTATTAAGATTATTGCTGGGAAATATTCTGGAACCACTTTTGATCCATTGTGCCTGCAGACTGCTAAAGGTGGAAAGAAAAGAAATAGTGATTAGGCATAAGATTTTTGTTGAAATAAGCTTTGATTTCATAAGATGTAATATTTTGAAGGTTAAATGTTATGCCACAAAGGTATTTCTGAGGATGGCATTATATAAGGACAATTGATTGATGATGCTTATGAATTAATCATGGTAGGTTTTGAATTGATAATAGAAGTTTTTGATCTATATAAAAAGTATAATAATAATTTATCCGTTAGATGAGTAGAGGTCAGCACCGATGATGATTTATTTTGTGCTAGAGAGGTTTAAGGATATTTTAAGGGTAATACAGTTTTTTGTTTGGTGTTTTTCTATTACTTTTGTTTAGTTTAAAATTAATCTAAATAAACTTTGAAGACTACAATTGCTACACTTAAGAGAGGTCAGCGTGCTTTGATTAAGGAGATTACTTCAGATATTATTCCTCTAAAATTATTAGAAATGGGATGTTTACCAGGAAATGAGGTCGAATTACTTCAGACAGCTCCTTTTCAATGTCCAATGTATCTTAATATAAATGGTAGCCATCTTGCCATCCGTAAAGAAATTGCAGCCCAAATTGAAGTTCAAATTATTTAAATAGCAATTCTTTTTATGGCTAAGCAAATTAAAGTTTCACTTATAGGAAACCCAAATACCGGAAAAACATCAGTTTTTAATTTGCTTACTGGCCTTAATCAACAGGTTGGTAATTATCCAGGTATTACTGTCGAGAAAAAAGAAGGAGTATGTAAATTATCTCGTGGAGTTAAGGCTCACATTATGGATTTACCTGGCACTTATAGCCTTAATGCTTCTTCATTAGATGAAAATGTAGTGATCGAATTACTACTTAATAAAAAAGGGAAAGATTATCCCGATGTAGCAGTCGTAGTAAGCGATGTAGAAAACCTTAAACGGAACTTACTTCTTTTTACACAAATTAAAGATCTGGATATTCCTACTATTTTGGTCATTAACATGGCAGATCGTATGCGTAGAAAGGGGATTTCATTAGATATTCCTCTATTAGAAAAAGAGCTAAATACCAAGATAGCTTTGATTAGCGCTCGTAAAGGAGAAGGGATTGATGAACTTAAAAAAATAATAGAATCATATACGTCATTATCAAAAACACCCTGTTTTGATGCCTTGTCTTTTGCACCAGATTATTTTGGCAGATTACAAAAAGCATTTCCTGATCAATCTTTATATAAACTTTGGCTGGTAATAACCCAAGATGTTAATTTTAGGAAATTTGATAAGCAGGACATATCTATTTCCCCTGATTTTAAAATTAAATCGGAGAGTGAACTAAAAAGGTTACAACAAAAAGAGACTATTAAGCGATATCAATTTATTAATAATGTGCTTAAGAAAGGTCTTACTGTAGATGAAAAAGCAGCTACAGGAATGCGAGCAAAGCTGGATAGAGTACTTACTCATAAATTTTGGGGATATGTTATTTTTTTAGCAATACTCTTATTGATATTTCAGGCAATTTATGATTGGTCATCTTACCCAATGGATTTAATTGATGAAGCTTTTGCCTGGTTAAGTGAAGTAACAAAAGCATCACTACCATCCGGACCTTTTGTCGACTTGATTACAGAAGGTATTATTCCTGGGTTAGGAGGGATTGTTATTTTTATTCCTCAAATCGCATTTTTATTTCTCTTTATTTCCATATTAGAAGAAAGTGGCTATATGAGTCGCGTAGTTTTTCTTATGGATAGAGTGATGCGTAGGTTTGGATTAAGTGGTAAAAGTGTAGTTCCTTTAGTTTCTGGTACGGCCTGTGCTATTCCGGCAGTAATGGCTACAAGAAATATCGAAAACTGGAAAGAAAGATTAATCACGATTCTTGTTGTTCCTTTTACTACATGTGCAGCAAGACTACCAGTATATCTTATTATTATCTCATTGGTTATTCCAGATAAAAAAATAGGCTGGATATTTGGTTACCAGAGCCTTACCTTAATGTTGTTGTACTTTCTGGGCTTTGGCACTGCAGTAGGATCGGCATGGTTACTTAACAAGATATTAAAAATCAAAAGTAAATCTTATTTTGTAATCGAAATGCCGGGATATAAAATCCCGCTCTTTAAAAATGTAGCAATAAATGTAATCGAAAAAACAAAAGCCTTTGTTTTTGGAGCTGGAAAAATCATTTTAGCAATCTCTATTATCTTATGGGTTTTAGCAAGTTTTGGGCCTAATGAAAATTTTAGCAATGCCGAAGAAATTATAACAGAACTTCATCCTAATCTTTTGCAAGAAGAATTAGATAATAAAATAGCATCTTATAAACTAGAATATTCTTTTATCGGATATGCAGGTAAAGCAATAGAACCTGTAGTGGCTCCTTTGGGTTATGACTGGAAAATAGGAATAGGAATTATTAGTTCTTTTGCTGCCAGAGAAGTTTTTGTAGGAACGTTAGCAACGATATATAGTGTGGGGAGCGATGAAGAAGAAACGATAAAAAATAGAATGGCTGCAGAGGTTAACCAGGTAACAGGAGGCCCATTGTTTAATTTAGCTAGTGGTATCTCATTACTATTGTTTTATGCCTTTGCCATGCAATGTATGAGTACCTTGGCTATAGTAAAACGAGAAACTAATAGCTGGAAATGGCCGATGGTTCAGCTTGTTTTTATGAGTATCTTTGCTTACAGTGTAGCCTTAATTGTATATCAAATTTTAAAATAAAAACATTAGTTTTAGTATCTTTATACGACTTTATATACTATGAGTATCCTTATCCAAAATATAATCGTGCTTTTAATTTTTGCTGGAGCAATAGGATTTTTGATTAAAAAATTCTTTTGGAAACCTTCGGTATCTTCTGCAAAGAAAAAATCATCAAAATCTTGCGGTAGTACAGGTTGCGGATGTCATTAGGAATTTGATTTTTTAAACCACTTTAGTGGGGCACTACTAATAAGATACACTCCACAAAAAATCAAAATACAACATAATAATTTTGGTGTAGTGATATCGCCCTTGTATTGACTATTTATAACAAAATATGAGATAACACCCACAAGAATCATCGCAACTGCAGGTTGTACATAAATATAACTACTAGAAACGGTAGGTTTTACAAATTGTAAAGCAAACATATTAAGCAAGTAAGCCAAAAAAGTTGGACCTACCACAACATAAAATAAAGAAACCCAATTTGAAGCAACAAACGCGCTAAAATCGGTATGAATTAGTTTTTCGATGCAAAACGGAAACATAAATATAAAACCAAATAAAAATGTCCAAACAATTACAGTAACAGGTTTATACTTAGACATTAGTGGTTTTACAATTACCAAATAGAATGCAAATGCCAAAGCATTAATACACACAAAAATATTTCCTTGTAAGGAGCCAGTTCCTAACCCAGAATTTCCTAAATAAATTAATAAAACGGCACCAGCACCTCCTATCGATATCCCAAGAATACGCTGTAATGTTAGCGGCTCTTTAAGTAAGAAATAACTAATAATTACTGTAAAAATAGGCATTGCGGTAATAATGATTGCAGCGTCAACTGGAGAAGTAAGACTTAATCCATTCATAGAGAAGAACTGATTGGTAGCGACTCCCAAAAAACCACATAATGCTAAGCGAGGAATATCTTTTCTTTCTACTTGTTCTTTAATAAAGAGTTTAAGAATTAAGAATAATAGACCCGCACCACTGATTCGAAGAAATACCAATGCAGAAGCTTCAATTTTATCAGGCATCAACCCTTTTGCGACAAGATAATTTGCTCCATATACAATATTAACGCTCAATAGAGCCAAATGAGCTTTTACCTTGTTAGAAATCATTTGGCAAAGAAAAGGAAAGTTAACCAAACTCTATTTTAAAAAGTTTAAAAAACTGTTATCAAAGGAGTATTTCTATACATTTAATGTCTTCTCTACTATTTAAGTATTTGGCACCAGTTCGTACTGCAGCAGCTTTACCAGAATTCTTTTTAACATCAATAACACTAGTTTGAAGAGGATTATAGGATTGAATATCTTTTAATATATCTATAGTATTGTCATCACTTCCATCATTTATAAAGCATAAATGGATATTGTTCTTTTTCTGTATAAAATTAAGAAAAGCAGTTACATCTAATCTCTTTTCTTCATTGTGGCAAGGAATAATAATTCCGGTTTTCATAATAGGTGTTTTTTGGGTTTATACCCTAAAAGTAATTATGATTTGTGTTATAGAAGGCACTATGTTGATGAGAAGAAAATTACTATCGATCAATGGTTTTTATCTATCGATATGTAGTTACTCTAAGGGAGTATCCAGAAACGATCACTATAACTCAATTATTTTTGCAGAGGAATAAAGGGAGTCACAAATAGAATGGTTTTTTTCATGATTAAAGATGATTGATAAGAAAGGTATAAAAGAAATAAATCTAAATACTTTATGATATAGGCATATTGCTGAATTTTCATTTTATATTTGACTATCAAATATATGCAAAAGTACGATTACATAATTTCTGGTTTAGGAGCCTCGGGTTTGATGCTGGCTTATCATATGGTTTTAGACCCTTTTTTTGATGAAAAGCAAATTTTGCTAATTGATAAAGAGCTAAAAAATCAGAATGATCGTACCTGGTGCTTTTGGGAAAAAGGTATAGGTATTTGGGATGAAGTTGTAAGTAAAAAATGGGATACTATCTATTTTGGAAGTACTCATTTTTCAAAACAAATAAAGATCTTGCCTTATCAGTATAAGCTTGTGAGAAGTAAAGATTTTTATGATTTCATTTTTGGAATTTTAAAAGAAAAATCTAACATCACCATCTTGCAAGAGAAAATCATTTCTTTAACCGATGAAGGAAGCATAGTTAGAGTTGAAACCAACACCCGAATGCATCTTGCAGATAAAGTTTTTAATAGTGTCGTGTTATCCAGAGCGTATAAAAATCAAAGTCTATACCCCGTTTTAAATCAGCATTTTGTAGGATGGTTTGTGAAAACCCAAAAGCCTTTATTTGATAAGAAAACAGCTACTTTTATGGATTTTACGGTAGCTCAGAAAAACAATACCCGATTTATGTATGTGTTGCCTATTTCTGAAACCGAAGCATTGTTTGAATACACATTATTTTCTAAGGATCTTTTAGAAGAGAAAGAATATGAAGATGAAATAGCAAGATA is a window encoding:
- the rseP gene encoding RIP metalloprotease RseP; its protein translation is MSPFFIKAIQLLLSLSILIVLHELGHFIPAKLFKTRVEKFYLFFDIKFSLFKKKIGETVYGIGWLPLGGYVKIAGMIDESMDKEQMAGPPQPWEFRSKPAWQRLIIMLGGVTVNIILGFLIYMAIIFTWGTNYVGFDDMPNGFAVEDSFKKLGFEDGDRILEINGKTLEDVTQINHYLFMRDVKNISVLHQSGNKETIQVPENIGTTMFESGVLRPFSPINKPIIDSTYLEIAEKAGLKKGDKITEVNGKPIRYWHEFRKTIQESKGTAIAINYVRNNETNSTSITPNEDGLIGVVVKNGYKVQEKKYSFGESITKGFDFGYWTLHDYIAQFKYVFTKKGASQVGGFGAIGNLFPDAWNWRAFWGTTAFISIILAFMNILPIPALDGGHVMFLLYEIIAGRKPNDKFMEYAQLAGFILLIALLLFANGNDIYRAIFDK
- a CDS encoding SCO family protein, which encodes MLQFFSKYKFFAIVLFVLSAIIISIIYSILKPNRVLPVYEPDMVNTELVDSTVQYIRKYHKIPDFKLTNQNGEEVTQQNYKDKIYVADFFFTTCQTICPIMTGHMKEVQEQLIDDGDVLLLSHSVTPKIDSVARLKKYALEKGVDDTKWNLVTGDKKQIYDLARKSYLAAKSDGDGGAYDMVHTENFVLVDKKKRIRGFYDGTNPEEIDRLLDDIKILKKENKK
- a CDS encoding serine hydrolase; amino-acid sequence: MSSSKIIVIIVLSLCLYGLQAQQTKFSILSDADETWVDGRFTQLLHQNKIKTASVAIIKKGKIVYLKGYGHDLINGRSVLATACTNYRIGSISKFITATVAFKLVEEGKLNIEDKITKYVPEYPEKQIKIKHLLAHLSGIPDNSSTNSTYFNNNDFFNPIAAINLFKNQALIDPGSYPSDNEFDGFYSNYGYNLLGAVLERAGEAPFSQLVYEKISAPLHLPFLGPELKWDEPFYTHKYRSVNGFLQGLTTPNGQYLHHLPSGAFKASVIDLALLAQAIMKDHVFDQNGTFDLMSDFHSSLTNKGNRRYGYGVERLRVNFPNYDFSSVYGHRGSISGGGGTMYFVPKYTKGSNTFEHKDGIVILSNTTGTYESVALDILDQIDNMSITASVFDPGFVPEDPFVPASSSFFNGVANNFFGERFTKSSIIPVFVDEMNYVGKKVNLGIGFEVTENTEFEVRLTNQNKECPDHDGLTIGRLSSKNVVSRQTSKQNISILQNPVNDVLTITTLELPPTAIRVYNIYGQKVIDNNAEKTKHLIKVEHLPPGTYIIQLINGTSILEHKRFIKK
- a CDS encoding FeoA family protein; this translates as MKTTIATLKRGQRALIKEITSDIIPLKLLEMGCLPGNEVELLQTAPFQCPMYLNINGSHLAIRKEIAAQIEVQII
- the feoB gene encoding ferrous iron transport protein B, which translates into the protein MAKQIKVSLIGNPNTGKTSVFNLLTGLNQQVGNYPGITVEKKEGVCKLSRGVKAHIMDLPGTYSLNASSLDENVVIELLLNKKGKDYPDVAVVVSDVENLKRNLLLFTQIKDLDIPTILVINMADRMRRKGISLDIPLLEKELNTKIALISARKGEGIDELKKIIESYTSLSKTPCFDALSFAPDYFGRLQKAFPDQSLYKLWLVITQDVNFRKFDKQDISISPDFKIKSESELKRLQQKETIKRYQFINNVLKKGLTVDEKAATGMRAKLDRVLTHKFWGYVIFLAILLLIFQAIYDWSSYPMDLIDEAFAWLSEVTKASLPSGPFVDLITEGIIPGLGGIVIFIPQIAFLFLFISILEESGYMSRVVFLMDRVMRRFGLSGKSVVPLVSGTACAIPAVMATRNIENWKERLITILVVPFTTCAARLPVYLIIISLVIPDKKIGWIFGYQSLTLMLLYFLGFGTAVGSAWLLNKILKIKSKSYFVIEMPGYKIPLFKNVAINVIEKTKAFVFGAGKIILAISIILWVLASFGPNENFSNAEEIITELHPNLLQEELDNKIASYKLEYSFIGYAGKAIEPVVAPLGYDWKIGIGIISSFAAREVFVGTLATIYSVGSDEEETIKNRMAAEVNQVTGGPLFNLASGISLLLFYAFAMQCMSTLAIVKRETNSWKWPMVQLVFMSIFAYSVALIVYQILK
- a CDS encoding DMT family transporter; its protein translation is MISNKVKAHLALLSVNIVYGANYLVAKGLMPDKIEASALVFLRISGAGLLFLILKLFIKEQVERKDIPRLALCGFLGVATNQFFSMNGLSLTSPVDAAIIITAMPIFTVIISYFLLKEPLTLQRILGISIGGAGAVLLIYLGNSGLGTGSLQGNIFVCINALAFAFYLVIVKPLMSKYKPVTVIVWTFLFGFIFMFPFCIEKLIHTDFSAFVASNWVSLFYVVVGPTFLAYLLNMFALQFVKPTVSSSYIYVQPAVAMILVGVISYFVINSQYKGDITTPKLLCCILIFCGVYLISSAPLKWFKKSNS
- a CDS encoding glycosyltransferase → MKTGIIIPCHNEEKRLDVTAFLNFIQKKNNIHLCFINDGSDDNTIDILKDIQSYNPLQTSVIDVKKNSGKAAAVRTGAKYLNSREDIKCIEILL
- a CDS encoding lycopene cyclase family protein, translated to MQKYDYIISGLGASGLMLAYHMVLDPFFDEKQILLIDKELKNQNDRTWCFWEKGIGIWDEVVSKKWDTIYFGSTHFSKQIKILPYQYKLVRSKDFYDFIFGILKEKSNITILQEKIISLTDEGSIVRVETNTRMHLADKVFNSVVLSRAYKNQSLYPVLNQHFVGWFVKTQKPLFDKKTATFMDFTVAQKNNTRFMYVLPISETEALFEYTLFSKDLLEEKEYEDEIARYLREKGVKEYKIIEKEKGCIPMTCYEFRKHNSKNILHIGTAGGWTKPSTGYTFNMSLKKINTLTFYLKSNTDLSKFSKRTKFWYYDLLFLDVLYTENRIGSSLFSRLFQKNKSTKILKFLDEETTLLEDIKITTSLPAVNFLKALCRRVFTLN